From the genome of Zalophus californianus isolate mZalCal1 chromosome 6, mZalCal1.pri.v2, whole genome shotgun sequence, one region includes:
- the ABHD4 gene encoding (Lyso)-N-acylphosphatidylethanolamine lipase isoform X2 — translation MSQLKNVEARILQCLQNKFLARYVSLPNQNKIWTVTVSPELRDRTPLVMVHGFGGGVGLWILNMDSLSARRTLHTFDLLGFGRSSRPTFPRDPEGAEDEFVTSIETWRETMGIPSMILLGHSLGGFLATSYSIKYPERVKHLILVDPWGFPLRPTDPSEIRAPPTWFKAVVSVLGRSNPLAVLRVAGPWGPGLVQRFRPDFKRKFADFFEDDTISEYIYHCNAQNPSGETAFKAMMESFGWARRPMLERIHLIRKDVPITMIYGANTWIDTSTGKKVKMQRPDSYVRDMEIEGASHHVYADQPHIFNSVVEEICDSVD, via the exons ATGTCTCAGCTGAAGAATGTGGAAGCCAGGATCCTTCAGT gcctccaGAACAAGTTCCTGGCCCGATATGTGTCCCTCCCAAACCAGAACAAGATCTGGACGGTCACCGTGAGTCCGGAGCTGAGGGATCGTACCCCCCTGGTGATGGTGCACGGCTTCGGGGGTGGAGTGGGCCTCTGGATCCTCAACATGGATTCACTGAGTGCCCGTCGCACTCTGCACACCTTTGATCTGCTTGGCTTTGGGCGAAGCTCGAGGCCAACGTTCCCCAGGGACCCAGAGGGGGCGGAGGACGAGTTTGTGACATCCATAGAGACGTGGCGGGAGACCATGGGGATCCCCAGTATGATCCTCCTGGGGCATAGTTTGGGAGGATTCCTGGCCACCTCTTACTCTATCAAGTACCCTGAAAG aGTTAAACACCTCATCCTGGTGGACCCATGGGGCTTTCCTCTTCGACCAACTGACCCCAGTGAGATCCGTGCACCCCCAACCTGGTTCAAGGCTGTGGTGTCTGTCCTAGGGCGTTCCAATCCACTGGCTGTTCTTCGAGTAGCTGGGCCCTGGG ggcctggcctggTTCAGCGATTCCGGCCGGACTTCAAGCGCAAGTTTGCAGACTTCTTTGAGGATGATACTATATCTGAGTATATCTACCACTGCAATGCACAGAATCCCAG TGGGGAGACAGCATTCAAAGCCATGATGGAGTCCTTCGGCTGGGCGCGGCGCCCCATGCTGGAGCGGATTCACTTGATTCGCAAAGATGTGCCCATCACCATGATCTATGGGGCCAACACCTGGATAGATACCAGCAcgggaaagaaagtaaagatgcAGCGGCCGGATTCCTACGTCCGAGACATG GAGATTGAGGGTGCTTCGCACCACGTCTACGCAGACCAGCCACACATCTTCAATTCTGTGGTGGAGGAGATCTGTGAC
- the ABHD4 gene encoding (Lyso)-N-acylphosphatidylethanolamine lipase isoform X1, which translates to MADDLEQQPQGWLSSWLPAWRPTSMSQLKNVEARILQCLQNKFLARYVSLPNQNKIWTVTVSPELRDRTPLVMVHGFGGGVGLWILNMDSLSARRTLHTFDLLGFGRSSRPTFPRDPEGAEDEFVTSIETWRETMGIPSMILLGHSLGGFLATSYSIKYPERVKHLILVDPWGFPLRPTDPSEIRAPPTWFKAVVSVLGRSNPLAVLRVAGPWGPGLVQRFRPDFKRKFADFFEDDTISEYIYHCNAQNPSGETAFKAMMESFGWARRPMLERIHLIRKDVPITMIYGANTWIDTSTGKKVKMQRPDSYVRDMEIEGASHHVYADQPHIFNSVVEEICDSVD; encoded by the exons ATGGCTGATGATCTGGAGCAACA GCCACAAGGCTGGCTGAGCAGCTGGCTGCCTGCTTGGCGCCCCACTTCCATGTCTCAGCTGAAGAATGTGGAAGCCAGGATCCTTCAGT gcctccaGAACAAGTTCCTGGCCCGATATGTGTCCCTCCCAAACCAGAACAAGATCTGGACGGTCACCGTGAGTCCGGAGCTGAGGGATCGTACCCCCCTGGTGATGGTGCACGGCTTCGGGGGTGGAGTGGGCCTCTGGATCCTCAACATGGATTCACTGAGTGCCCGTCGCACTCTGCACACCTTTGATCTGCTTGGCTTTGGGCGAAGCTCGAGGCCAACGTTCCCCAGGGACCCAGAGGGGGCGGAGGACGAGTTTGTGACATCCATAGAGACGTGGCGGGAGACCATGGGGATCCCCAGTATGATCCTCCTGGGGCATAGTTTGGGAGGATTCCTGGCCACCTCTTACTCTATCAAGTACCCTGAAAG aGTTAAACACCTCATCCTGGTGGACCCATGGGGCTTTCCTCTTCGACCAACTGACCCCAGTGAGATCCGTGCACCCCCAACCTGGTTCAAGGCTGTGGTGTCTGTCCTAGGGCGTTCCAATCCACTGGCTGTTCTTCGAGTAGCTGGGCCCTGGG ggcctggcctggTTCAGCGATTCCGGCCGGACTTCAAGCGCAAGTTTGCAGACTTCTTTGAGGATGATACTATATCTGAGTATATCTACCACTGCAATGCACAGAATCCCAG TGGGGAGACAGCATTCAAAGCCATGATGGAGTCCTTCGGCTGGGCGCGGCGCCCCATGCTGGAGCGGATTCACTTGATTCGCAAAGATGTGCCCATCACCATGATCTATGGGGCCAACACCTGGATAGATACCAGCAcgggaaagaaagtaaagatgcAGCGGCCGGATTCCTACGTCCGAGACATG GAGATTGAGGGTGCTTCGCACCACGTCTACGCAGACCAGCCACACATCTTCAATTCTGTGGTGGAGGAGATCTGTGAC